From one Lycium ferocissimum isolate CSIRO_LF1 chromosome 7, AGI_CSIRO_Lferr_CH_V1, whole genome shotgun sequence genomic stretch:
- the LOC132063440 gene encoding F-box/kelch-repeat protein At3g06240-like codes for MAMSKAKKNLPEEIIFDILYLLPVKSIGRCRCVSKQWNNFLSDPQFIKSHFTLHDHKQEEKLILATWLSQLHTVTFYENEIDDEIDGISRKLNFEHLSGNWVTVAGSCNGLVLVVDRENIIFLINPTTLKYHKVPVFDLSLPLLGRNNRRSCNMYGFGYDVVSDDYKVVNLSYYDTNHSEYKADTFVDMYSVRKGVWKRLETPYDHSLTDLASGVLVNGVLHWLACRKTEYSTVIAAFDLTDEKFLELPGPIDLGNNCFMCNLAVIRGCLSISTSISRDKNTITFWMMIEYGVKESWTKFKITEPDLDDSLGTLLCSITDDDLLLDVDEELVVYNMREEQRRDLMIDVTPVMYEVRTFRESLLSPSFGNETEG; via the coding sequence ATGGCGATGAGCAAAGCTAAAAAAAACTTACCTGAAGAAATCATATTTGACATACTCTACCTGCTCCCTGTTAAGTCCATTGGCCGCTGTAGGTGTGTTTCAAAGCAGTGGAACAATTTTCTCTCAGACCCACAATTCATCAAATCACATTTCACCCTTCATGACCATAAACAAGAAGAGAAACTCATTCTTGCCACTTGGTTGAGCCAACTACACACCGTCACcttttatgaaaatgaaatcgatgatgaaattgatggtaTTTCAAGAAAGCTTAATTTTGAGCATCTTTCAGGTAACTGGGTTACTGTAGCTGGTTCTTGTAATGGTTTGGTCTTGGTTGTTGATAgggaaaatattatatttttaatcaACCCCACAACCTTAAAATACCATAAAGTTCCAGTCTTTGATTTGTCTCTTCCTCTGTTAGGTAGAAATAACAGACGTAGCTGTAACATGTATGGCTTTGgttatgatgttgttagtgaTGATTATAAGGTCGTTAATCTTTCTTATTACGATACGAATCATAGTGAATATAAGGCTGACACTTTTGTGGATATGTATTCTGTGAGAAAGGGTGTTTGGAAGAGACTTGAGACTCCTTATGATCATTCACTTACTGACCTTGCTTCTGGGGTTTTGGTTAATGGGGTTTTGCATTGGTTGGCTTGTAGAAAAACTGAATATTCAACTGTAATTGCTGCTTTTGATTTAACTGATgagaaattcttggagctaCCAGGACCCATTGATCTTGGTAATAATTGCTTTATGTGTAATCTTGCGGTTATTAGAGGGTGTCTTTCTATATCCACCAGTATATCCCGAGACAAAAACACAATTACATTTTGGATGATGATAGAGTATGGGGTTAAGGAGTCTTGGACCAAATTTAAGATTACAGAACCGGATTTGGATGATTCTCTTGGTACACTATTGTGTTCCATTACTGATGATGATCTTTTATTGGATGTTGACGAAGAATTGGTTGTCTACAATATGAGAGAAGAGCAGCGTAGGGATCTGATGATTGATGTAACTCCTGTTATGTATGAAGTTCGAACTTTTAGGGAGAGTCTTctctctccttcctttggcaaCGAAACTGAGGGTTAA